The following proteins are co-located in the Xyrauchen texanus isolate HMW12.3.18 chromosome 41, RBS_HiC_50CHRs, whole genome shotgun sequence genome:
- the LOC127634557 gene encoding growth hormone secretagogue receptor type 1-like — MTNWTNVTSCISLCDDEDIMDSNATSVDFEYPIHLFPVPILTGITVTCSLLFLVGITGNLLTILVVTKYKDMRTTTNLYLCSMALSDLLIFLCMPLDLYRVWRYRPWNFGDELCKLFQFVSESCTYSTILNITALSVERYFAICFPFRAKVIVTRGRVKGVVVLLWTVALFSAGPIFILVGVEHENGTNSWETNECKATEYAIRSGLLTMMVWVSSVFFFLPVLCLTVLYSLIGRRLWRRKENPVGLVSSRDKNNKQTVKMLAVVVLAFVLCWLPFHVGRYLFSKSSEANSPFISQISEYCNLVSFVLFYLSAAINPILYNIMSKKYRSAACRLFGLRRAPGRSVQNIVIAESISVWNEYSLST, encoded by the exons ATGACTAATTGGACGAACGTGACCAGCTGCATCAGTTTATGCGATGATGAGGACATTATGGACAGTAATGCCACTAGCGTGGACTTTGAGTACCCGATCCATCTGTTCCCAGTGCCTATACTGACTGGCATCACAGTGACGTGCTCTTTACTTTTCCTCGTTGGAATAACTGGAAACCTGTTGACCATCCTGGTGGTCACCAAATACAAAGACATGCGAACCACCACCAACCTGTACCTCTGCAGCATGGCACTTTCAGACCTGCTCATTTTCCTGTGCATGCCCCTAGACCTGTACCGGGTTTGGCGGTACCGACCGTGGAACTTCGGTGATGAACTGTGCAAACTCTTTCAGTTTGTGAGTGAAAGCTGCACGTACTCCACCATCCTCAACATCACCGCCCTGAGCGTGGAGAGATACTTCGCCATTTGTTTTCCCTTCAGGGCAAAAGTCATCGTCACGCGGGGTCGGGTGAAAGGGGTGGTTGTACTCCTCTGGACTGTGGCTCTCTTCAGTGCTGGACCCATATTCATTCTAGTTGGAGTCGAGCACGAGAACGGCACCAATTCCTGGGAGACCAATGAGTGTAAAGCGACCGAATATGCCATCCGGTCCGGACTCTTGACCATGATGGTTTGGGTGTCCAGTGTGTTTTTCTTCCTCCCGGTCCTCTGTTTGACTGTGTTATACAGCCTCATAGGCAGAAGATTGTGGAGAAGAAAGGAGAATCCAGTTGGACTCGTTTCTAGTCGGGACAAGAACAATAAGCAGACTGTCAAAATGCTGG CGGTAGTTGTTCTTGCGTTTGTTCTCTGCTGGCTGCCGTTCCACGTGGGTCGTTATCTCTTCTCCAAATCATCTGAGGCCAATTCTCCTTTCATTTCTCAAATCAGCGAAtattgcaacctggtctcatttgTGCTCTTTTACCTCAGCGCCGCGATCAACCCTATTCTCTACAATATTATGTCCAAAAAGTACAGGAGCGCGGCGTGCAGACTGTTCGGACTGAGGCGCGCTCCCGGACGATCAGTGCAGAACATCGTGATTGCGGAGAGTATTTCAGTGTGGAATGAATACAGCTTGAGCACGTGA